A genomic window from Streptomyces sp. WMMC940 includes:
- the rplK gene encoding 50S ribosomal protein L11 translates to MPPKKKKVTGLIKLQIQAGAANPAPPVGPALGQHGVNIMEFCKAYNAATESQRGMVVPVEITVYEDRSFTFITKTPPAAKLILKAAGVDKGSGEPHKTKVAKLTRDQVREIATTKMPDLNANDLDAAEKIIAGTARSMGITVEG, encoded by the coding sequence ATGCCTCCCAAGAAGAAGAAGGTCACGGGGCTTATCAAGCTCCAGATCCAGGCCGGCGCCGCCAACCCGGCTCCGCCGGTCGGCCCCGCGCTGGGTCAGCACGGCGTCAACATCATGGAGTTCTGCAAGGCCTACAACGCCGCGACCGAGTCGCAGCGTGGCATGGTCGTGCCGGTGGAGATCACGGTCTACGAGGACCGTTCCTTCACCTTCATCACCAAGACTCCGCCGGCCGCCAAGCTGATCCTCAAGGCTGCGGGCGTGGACAAGGGCTCCGGCGAGCCGCACAAGACCAAGGTCGCCAAGCTGACGCGCGACCAGGTCCGCGAGATCGCCACCACCAAGATGCCCGACCTGAACGCCAACGACCTGGACGCCGCCGAGAAGATCATCGCCGGCACCGCCCGTTCCATGGGCATCACGGTCGAGGGCTGA